Proteins from one Labrenzia sp. CE80 genomic window:
- a CDS encoding TRAP transporter large permease subunit, producing MSYEMIALLMFSSMMLMLLTGQRVFGAIGGIAAIAAIALWGTGGGDIPFSAAMKLMKWYPLLTLPMFIFMGYVLSETKIADDLYKMFHVWMGPLNGGLAIGTIFLMVLVSAMNGLSVAGMAIGATIALPELLKRGYDKRMVTGVIQAGSSLGILVPPSVVLVLYAMIARAPVGQLWLAGIIPGLMMAAFFVIYIAIRCKFQPHLGPALPKEERQVDAAEKYRLLLSGILPVAIFAAMMVPFVMGKTSLVESSAIGALTALVASIVKRRMTLPILVTCLKQTLGISCMFMWIILAALGFGAVFDGLGAVKAIESLFTEQLGLSPWMILILMQISFLVMGTFLDDTAMLVIVAPLYVPLVGTLDLGMPRNEVLIWYGVLYTITTQIAYMTPPFGYNLFLMRAMAPKEITMRDIYASITPFVLVMVTALAIVMTFPQIALWLPDYVYGR from the coding sequence ATGTCTTATGAGATGATCGCCCTCCTGATGTTCTCGTCGATGATGCTGATGCTGTTGACGGGTCAGCGCGTCTTCGGTGCCATCGGCGGTATTGCAGCCATTGCGGCTATCGCTCTTTGGGGAACAGGTGGCGGCGACATTCCGTTCTCGGCCGCCATGAAGCTGATGAAATGGTATCCGCTGCTGACACTGCCGATGTTCATCTTCATGGGCTACGTCCTGTCGGAAACGAAAATCGCCGACGACCTCTACAAGATGTTCCATGTCTGGATGGGGCCGCTGAACGGCGGCCTTGCGATTGGCACGATCTTCCTGATGGTGCTCGTCTCTGCCATGAACGGGCTGTCGGTTGCCGGCATGGCCATCGGCGCGACCATCGCACTGCCGGAGCTTTTGAAGCGCGGCTATGACAAGCGCATGGTGACGGGCGTCATTCAGGCAGGATCATCCCTTGGCATTCTGGTGCCCCCCTCGGTTGTCCTTGTGCTCTATGCAATGATCGCCCGCGCTCCGGTCGGCCAGCTTTGGCTTGCAGGCATCATTCCCGGTCTGATGATGGCCGCCTTCTTCGTCATCTACATTGCGATCCGCTGCAAATTCCAGCCGCATCTTGGCCCGGCTCTGCCCAAGGAAGAACGCCAGGTCGATGCAGCGGAGAAATACCGCTTGCTGCTTTCCGGCATTCTGCCTGTCGCGATTTTCGCGGCGATGATGGTCCCCTTTGTCATGGGCAAGACAAGCCTTGTGGAAAGCTCCGCCATCGGCGCGCTGACCGCACTGGTTGCCTCCATCGTCAAGCGCCGCATGACACTTCCGATCCTGGTGACCTGTCTGAAGCAGACGCTTGGTATTTCCTGCATGTTCATGTGGATCATTCTTGCCGCCCTCGGATTTGGGGCGGTGTTCGACGGTCTTGGTGCGGTCAAGGCAATCGAGAGCCTCTTTACCGAGCAATTGGGCCTGAGTCCCTGGATGATCCTGATCCTGATGCAGATCTCTTTTCTTGTGATGGGGACCTTCCTGGATGACACGGCCATGCTCGTCATCGTGGCGCCACTCTACGTTCCGCTGGTCGGCACGCTGGATCTCGGCATGCCGCGAAATGAAGTCTTGATCTGGTATGGCGTGCTCTACACGATCACGACGCAGATCGCCTATATGACGCCGCCTTTCGGCTACAACCTCTTCCTGATGCGCGCGATGGCGCCGAAGGAAATCACCATGCGCGACATCTATGCCTCGATCACCCCGTTCGTGCTGGTGATGGTGACCGCCCTGGCGATCGTCATGACATTTCCGCAAATCGCCCTGTGGCTTCCTGACTACGTCTACGGACGGTAA
- a CDS encoding TRAP transporter small permease subunit, whose product MRKAACLYVKYVDAFNGGLGRIMMWGIFVMAGILLWSSISKTFFNPSLWTLEIAQFAMVAYYVLGGPYSIQMGANVRMDLFYADWSPKKKAWFDAFTVLLLMFYIGVLLHGALNSTAYSLGYFGKEPLVFYWDLIVAFVTGGPSAATEVMGYIERSPTAWRPYLWPVKVVMLLGFFLMLLQAVSELFKDIARIQGETI is encoded by the coding sequence ATGCGCAAGGCCGCCTGCCTCTATGTTAAATACGTCGATGCCTTCAACGGTGGGCTTGGCCGGATCATGATGTGGGGCATCTTCGTGATGGCCGGCATTCTTCTCTGGTCCTCCATCTCGAAGACCTTCTTCAATCCATCCCTTTGGACCTTGGAAATCGCTCAGTTCGCGATGGTCGCCTACTACGTTCTGGGCGGCCCATACTCGATCCAGATGGGTGCCAATGTGCGGATGGACCTGTTCTACGCAGACTGGTCGCCGAAGAAAAAAGCCTGGTTCGATGCATTCACAGTGCTGCTGCTGATGTTCTACATCGGCGTATTGCTGCATGGCGCCCTGAACTCGACCGCCTATTCACTCGGCTATTTCGGCAAGGAACCACTCGTCTTCTATTGGGACCTGATCGTGGCGTTCGTGACCGGCGGTCCGAGCGCGGCGACTGAAGTGATGGGCTACATCGAACGCAGCCCCACCGCCTGGCGGCCCTACCTCTGGCCCGTGAAGGTCGTCATGCTCCTTGGCTTTTTTCTCATGCTTCTGCAGGCTGTATCCGAGCTGTTCAAAGATATCGCTCGCATCCAGGGAGAGACGATCTGA
- a CDS encoding N-formylglutamate amidohydrolase gives MTIGMPAIETFEPVTIVNEHGNGPFMLVCDHASNFMPECYGQLGLSSEDLQAHISWDPGALGVSLQLSKLLDAPLIYSNISRLIIDCNRETAATDLIPRRSELTDIPGNADLDADERERRIALSHTPFHDTIDRLIDARQSKGVSSALVSVHSYTPVYKGVTRPWEVGLIYGDDASLAEPALQLLKDRTSYTVGDNEPYSPADGVYYTLHRHGEARGLVPLMIEIRNDEITTPDAEAAWATTLAPILKDALAQAGGK, from the coding sequence ATGACCATCGGCATGCCGGCAATTGAAACGTTCGAGCCGGTTACGATTGTGAATGAACATGGGAACGGACCATTTATGTTGGTCTGCGACCACGCGAGCAATTTCATGCCGGAATGCTACGGTCAGCTCGGCTTGTCGTCTGAAGACCTGCAGGCACATATCTCTTGGGATCCGGGCGCGCTTGGGGTCTCGCTGCAGCTCTCCAAGCTCCTGGACGCACCACTCATCTATTCGAACATCTCGCGCCTCATCATCGACTGCAATCGCGAGACCGCAGCAACGGACCTGATCCCGCGCCGCAGTGAGCTCACAGACATTCCCGGCAATGCCGACCTTGATGCAGATGAACGCGAGCGGCGAATTGCGCTCTCTCACACACCATTTCACGACACAATCGACAGGCTCATAGACGCACGCCAGTCAAAGGGTGTTTCGAGCGCACTCGTGTCGGTCCACAGTTACACGCCCGTCTACAAAGGCGTAACGCGTCCCTGGGAGGTCGGCCTGATCTATGGCGATGACGCCAGCCTGGCCGAACCTGCGCTGCAGCTCCTGAAAGACCGCACCTCCTACACCGTTGGCGACAACGAGCCTTATTCGCCGGCGGATGGCGTCTATTACACCCTGCACCGCCACGGCGAAGCACGCGGACTGGTTCCGCTGATGATCGAGATCCGCAACGACGAGATCACGACGCCGGATGCTGAGGCCGCATGGGCCACAACGCTGGCGCCGATCCTGAAAGACGCGCTGGCACAAGCAGGAGGCAAATGA
- a CDS encoding MurR/RpiR family transcriptional regulator — protein sequence MERPLLEEIHDRLDEFTATERKAAHALLANYPMQGLGTVAQFADAAGVSSPTILRFVGRLGFPGFADFQKCLRQELENQLNTPLARSSAMDSGPAESDDPLVEQLVENVRETFEHLPKGELAGMIKLLADEKKTLHMIGGRFTDALARYMAAHLRIVRPNVNHVAGQQGNWLDQLIGIGPKDVIVVFDIRRYQNEIIRFAEAAAKQGATVTLITDSWMSPIGKIASFVLPARVAVPSPWDSSAALMAIAEVLIAGVTRENAERSQQRMQALEDLRNAHDPENDGEDRL from the coding sequence ATGGAACGGCCGCTTCTGGAGGAAATACACGACCGGCTTGACGAATTCACCGCCACCGAGCGCAAGGCAGCCCATGCACTCTTGGCGAATTATCCGATGCAGGGCCTGGGAACCGTGGCTCAGTTCGCCGATGCTGCCGGCGTAAGCTCCCCGACGATCCTGCGGTTCGTAGGACGGCTTGGATTTCCAGGGTTCGCGGACTTTCAAAAGTGTTTGCGGCAGGAGCTCGAGAACCAGCTGAACACGCCTTTGGCGCGCAGTTCCGCAATGGATTCAGGTCCTGCCGAGAGTGACGATCCCCTGGTCGAGCAGCTCGTAGAAAACGTCCGCGAGACTTTCGAGCATCTTCCAAAGGGAGAACTGGCCGGCATGATCAAGCTGCTGGCCGATGAGAAAAAGACCCTGCACATGATCGGCGGGCGATTTACCGATGCCCTTGCCCGCTACATGGCGGCGCACCTTCGGATCGTCCGGCCCAACGTCAATCATGTCGCCGGGCAGCAAGGCAACTGGCTGGACCAGCTCATCGGCATCGGGCCGAAGGATGTGATTGTCGTCTTTGATATCCGGCGCTACCAAAACGAGATCATCCGCTTTGCGGAGGCGGCGGCCAAACAGGGCGCAACGGTGACGCTAATCACCGACAGCTGGATGTCACCGATCGGAAAAATCGCAAGCTTTGTGCTGCCCGCCCGCGTTGCTGTTCCCTCGCCCTGGGACTCCAGCGCAGCGCTCATGGCGATCGCGGAGGTGTTGATCGCCGGCGTGACCCGTGAGAACGCCGAACGCAGTCAGCAGCGCATGCAGGCTCTGGAAGATCTGCGCAACGCTCATGACCCGGAGAATGATGGCGAGGATCGCTTGTAG
- a CDS encoding cold-shock protein, whose amino-acid sequence MRENGTIKFFNYDRGFGFITPENGGKDVFVHITAFEQAGIPAPEEGAKVTFVAEDDRRGRGKQAAQLEMA is encoded by the coding sequence ATGCGTGAGAACGGCACCATCAAATTCTTTAACTACGACCGTGGCTTCGGCTTCATCACTCCGGAAAACGGTGGCAAGGACGTGTTCGTCCACATCACTGCTTTCGAACAGGCCGGCATCCCGGCTCCGGAAGAAGGTGCGAAGGTCACTTTTGTTGCTGAAGACGACCGTCGTGGTCGCGGCAAGCAGGCTGCACAGCTCGAAATGGCCTAA
- a CDS encoding YaiI/YqxD family protein, whose protein sequence is MTILYVDADACPVKDEAIKVGERHRVEIKIVSNSWMRLPESDLVERVVVPEGPDVADDWIAERATTGDVVITADVPLASRCVNTGALVISPNGKPFREDAMGMRLAMRNLNTHLREVGEIRESGPGFTRADRSRFLNQLETLMRAAKRQSEG, encoded by the coding sequence ATGACCATTCTCTATGTCGATGCAGATGCCTGTCCGGTCAAAGACGAAGCCATCAAGGTGGGCGAGCGACATCGCGTCGAGATCAAGATCGTCTCGAACAGCTGGATGCGCCTACCGGAAAGCGATCTGGTGGAGAGAGTGGTTGTTCCCGAAGGACCGGACGTCGCTGACGACTGGATTGCCGAGCGGGCAACCACTGGCGATGTGGTCATTACAGCAGACGTCCCTCTTGCTTCGCGATGCGTCAACACCGGCGCGCTGGTGATTTCACCCAATGGCAAGCCGTTCCGCGAAGATGCCATGGGCATGCGATTGGCAATGCGAAACCTGAACACGCATCTGCGTGAGGTTGGAGAGATCCGGGAGAGTGGGCCCGGGTTTACCAGGGCAGACCGCTCCCGCTTCCTCAACCAACTCGAGACACTGATGCGCGCTGCGAAGCGACAGTCCGAAGGTTAG
- a CDS encoding TIGR03862 family flavoprotein, with the protein MHDVLIVGAGPAGLMAADRLSSSGLKVAVVDRMPSPARKFLMAGRGGLNLTHSEEQSVFLTRYREAEPFLAPLINKFTPEDLRRWCTDLGQETFTGSSGRIFPQAMKASPLLRALLSRLAQRGVTLQTRLTWTGFGEENTFTFEDPDGREVKLKARASLLALGGASWPRLGSDGNWVSNLNHQGVAVNALRPANCGFEIAWSELLKERFAGTPLKPLTITLGTELARGEAILSRRGLEGGAVYALSSSIRREIELSGKAPLLLDLRPDISIEKLTCRLSANRGKQSISTFLRKAGGLSPVQISLLREVGPLPGTPEALAERIKQTPLTATAPYPIDRAISSAGGVALTEIDDQLMLKKLPGIFVAGEMLDWEAPTGGYLLQACFATGIAAAKGIMNYLNETNDRKQPS; encoded by the coding sequence ATGCATGATGTTCTGATTGTCGGCGCAGGCCCTGCCGGGCTGATGGCCGCCGACCGGCTGTCCTCTTCAGGCCTGAAAGTTGCGGTGGTTGACCGCATGCCCTCGCCTGCACGCAAGTTCCTGATGGCAGGCCGCGGTGGACTTAACCTAACCCATAGCGAAGAGCAGTCGGTCTTTCTGACGCGGTATCGCGAGGCTGAACCGTTTCTCGCCCCGCTCATCAACAAGTTCACACCAGAGGACTTGCGCCGGTGGTGCACCGACCTCGGTCAGGAGACATTTACAGGCTCCAGTGGGCGCATTTTCCCCCAGGCAATGAAAGCCTCGCCGCTCTTGCGTGCGCTGCTGTCTCGCCTCGCCCAGCGTGGCGTTACGCTTCAAACAAGATTGACCTGGACCGGTTTTGGTGAGGAAAACACCTTCACCTTCGAGGATCCGGATGGGAGAGAGGTAAAACTCAAGGCGCGGGCGAGCCTCCTGGCTCTTGGCGGTGCAAGCTGGCCAAGACTTGGTTCTGATGGCAACTGGGTGTCGAACCTCAATCACCAGGGCGTTGCGGTCAACGCCTTGCGTCCAGCGAACTGCGGGTTTGAAATTGCCTGGAGTGAGTTGCTGAAAGAACGGTTTGCCGGAACACCGCTGAAACCGCTCACGATCACATTGGGGACGGAACTCGCAAGGGGAGAAGCCATTCTTTCTCGAAGGGGCCTAGAAGGCGGCGCCGTCTATGCGCTTTCGTCTTCGATCCGGCGGGAGATCGAGCTGTCTGGGAAGGCACCCCTCCTACTCGACCTGCGACCTGACATTTCGATCGAAAAGCTTACCTGCCGGCTGAGTGCAAATCGCGGCAAACAATCGATCAGCACCTTTCTGCGCAAGGCTGGCGGCCTGTCACCGGTCCAGATATCTCTCTTGCGCGAGGTGGGTCCGCTGCCAGGGACACCGGAGGCGTTGGCCGAAAGGATCAAGCAAACGCCGTTGACGGCAACAGCGCCCTACCCCATAGACCGCGCGATTTCATCAGCGGGAGGAGTTGCCCTGACTGAAATTGATGACCAGCTGATGCTCAAGAAGCTACCGGGGATCTTTGTTGCCGGCGAGATGCTGGACTGGGAGGCTCCAACGGGCGGATATCTCCTGCAGGCCTGCTTTGCGACCGGAATTGCGGCCGCTAAGGGCATTATGAACTATCTCAACGAGACCAACGACCGAAAGCAACCTTCATGA
- a CDS encoding HD domain-containing phosphohydrolase, whose protein sequence is MAANVNQIVVADGDPKVLDAFERLFAGQYRVKTFDESEEALKWIKENQGVSVIVSCANLPGRGGSGFLKSSEAYVPQATRVMLTAQNSVEVFKQAVNEAGVFMFLSKPCSPQELSSAIEASIAHHSRIVFERTLLEKTLSGSVKLLIDMLSLFHSEAFRRTAVMRSQALKLAKVLEMKKTWELEMAIMFSPLGEALLPKEILSRYRAAKTLTESQREILAGAPAQTRDLLKNIPQLEKVAEVLYLSSRGYDGSGFPEDGPTGKDIPLTARILKLLTDLWYASPENGVDAAAFEALGINRRQYDPDLLKVARACLLSEVLGADEREITLCYIRALKPGDELVDDILTEGTHELVLSRGHQLTGTTIRRLDQYNHVSGIRQPIRVHRPAPVDTSQAPEKATA, encoded by the coding sequence ATGGCGGCAAACGTAAATCAGATTGTAGTGGCTGATGGTGATCCGAAGGTTCTGGACGCCTTCGAACGTTTGTTTGCAGGCCAATATAGAGTGAAGACTTTCGATGAATCCGAAGAAGCGCTTAAGTGGATCAAGGAAAATCAGGGGGTCTCCGTGATTGTTTCTTGCGCCAACCTTCCAGGGCGTGGCGGTTCCGGCTTTCTCAAATCGTCAGAGGCCTATGTACCTCAGGCAACGCGTGTAATGCTGACGGCGCAGAACTCTGTCGAAGTGTTCAAGCAGGCCGTGAACGAGGCAGGCGTCTTCATGTTCTTGTCCAAGCCCTGTTCACCACAAGAACTGTCCTCTGCAATTGAAGCGAGTATCGCGCACCATTCACGGATAGTCTTTGAGCGCACGCTGCTTGAAAAAACGCTTTCCGGTTCGGTCAAACTTTTGATCGACATGCTTTCGCTGTTTCATTCCGAAGCGTTTCGCCGTACGGCTGTCATGCGGTCTCAGGCTCTCAAGCTGGCGAAGGTGCTTGAGATGAAGAAAACCTGGGAACTCGAGATGGCGATCATGTTTTCGCCTCTCGGCGAAGCCCTGCTGCCGAAAGAAATCCTGTCCCGATACCGTGCCGCCAAGACATTGACTGAATCCCAGCGGGAAATTCTGGCCGGTGCTCCGGCCCAGACGCGAGACCTTTTGAAGAATATTCCGCAGTTGGAGAAAGTAGCCGAAGTTCTATACCTCTCCAGCCGTGGTTATGACGGATCGGGCTTCCCGGAAGACGGTCCGACGGGCAAAGACATTCCCCTCACGGCCAGGATCCTCAAACTGCTGACTGACCTGTGGTATGCGAGCCCTGAAAACGGGGTCGACGCGGCCGCGTTCGAGGCGCTTGGTATCAATCGGCGTCAGTATGACCCCGATCTTCTCAAGGTCGCGCGCGCCTGCCTGTTGAGTGAAGTTCTGGGTGCAGATGAGCGCGAGATTACTCTCTGCTACATCAGGGCTCTCAAGCCCGGCGATGAGCTGGTCGACGACATTCTGACTGAAGGCACGCACGAACTGGTGCTCTCAAGAGGACACCAGTTGACCGGAACAACCATCCGGCGCCTCGATCAGTACAATCACGTCTCCGGTATTCGTCAGCCGATACGGGTTCACAGGCCTGCGCCGGTGGACACCAGTCAGGCGCCAGAGAAGGCGACAGCATAG
- a CDS encoding glycosyltransferase family 2 protein — MTRHLPISVFIIAKDEADRIGRTIKSVRDWVDEVIVIDSGSSDGTMSVAEQLGARVLENAWPGYGPQKRFGEDQCRNDWLLNLDADEEVTSELADELHRMFADGSYLSADGWRIMIRDIYAHEDRPAPWAYGYDQIRLYDRRKGRFSTSTVHDTVRPELDAVIKSMTCIISHRSIRSLDFQVGKYNRYSNMQVADLLARGRKLPKRRLLTEFPAAFLKAYFIRRYRRYGWWGLILSINYAHARFLRVAKAYEAELLNKDERQQ; from the coding sequence ATGACAAGACACCTGCCGATCTCGGTATTTATCATTGCCAAGGACGAAGCCGACCGGATCGGACGAACAATCAAGAGCGTCCGGGATTGGGTCGATGAGGTTATCGTCATCGACAGCGGCTCCAGCGATGGAACGATGTCTGTCGCGGAGCAACTAGGCGCGCGGGTTCTCGAGAATGCCTGGCCCGGTTACGGCCCCCAAAAGCGTTTTGGGGAAGACCAATGCCGGAATGACTGGCTTTTGAATCTCGATGCGGACGAGGAAGTGACCTCAGAGCTCGCCGATGAACTTCACCGCATGTTTGCAGACGGCAGCTATCTGTCCGCCGACGGCTGGCGGATCATGATCCGCGATATCTATGCACATGAGGATCGTCCAGCGCCCTGGGCATACGGCTACGACCAGATCCGGCTCTACGACCGCCGCAAGGGACGTTTCTCGACCTCAACCGTGCATGACACGGTCCGCCCCGAGCTTGACGCTGTCATCAAGTCGATGACGTGTATCATCTCACACCGCTCAATACGTTCTCTGGATTTTCAGGTCGGCAAATACAATCGGTATTCCAACATGCAGGTTGCCGACCTGCTGGCCCGTGGCAGAAAACTGCCGAAACGGCGGCTTCTAACGGAATTCCCCGCGGCATTTTTGAAGGCCTACTTCATCCGCCGCTACAGACGTTATGGCTGGTGGGGCCTGATCCTTTCGATCAACTATGCCCATGCACGTTTTCTACGCGTGGCAAAAGCTTATGAGGCGGAGTTGCTCAACAAGGACGAGCGGCAACAATAA
- a CDS encoding substrate-binding domain-containing protein encodes MTGSRGSVTIEDVARHVGVAKGTVSRVLNNYTDISSETRERILKAVKELGYQPSSTARSLKRGRQDTLGIVMPVGRGRGADPFLSEFIDGIARALDDLDRDLLVTTAHSGRHMLETHERLIARRKVDGFILTRTEVNDPRIEFLQARRFPFVAHGRTSDPRTYAWYDIDNEDTFVSGVKHIAALGHRRIGLVGGPRDLNFACQRRAGYRRGLELCGLEVDSALEVEEPLTEVGGVEGARRLLGLHLPPTALFCVTDALAIGAMRLCRDLGLRVGEDVTIIGYDGLPVGAYVDPPLTTFSQSAQSAGGQIARMLIDLIEGTEPAQRQKLAQAELIRRASDGPPAKTPEELAQVLRRSV; translated from the coding sequence ATGACCGGTTCCCGGGGATCCGTAACGATTGAAGATGTGGCGCGCCATGTTGGTGTCGCCAAAGGCACCGTTTCGCGTGTTCTCAACAACTACACGGATATCTCCAGTGAGACGCGTGAGCGCATCCTCAAGGCAGTCAAGGAGCTTGGCTATCAGCCCTCGTCAACGGCCCGAAGCCTGAAGCGGGGCCGTCAGGATACTCTCGGGATCGTCATGCCTGTTGGGCGGGGCAGGGGCGCTGACCCGTTTCTCTCTGAATTTATCGACGGCATCGCCCGGGCACTTGATGACCTGGATCGGGATCTTCTTGTCACCACCGCACATTCCGGCCGGCACATGCTGGAAACCCACGAAAGACTGATTGCTAGGCGCAAGGTCGACGGGTTCATCCTCACACGGACCGAAGTGAACGATCCCCGGATCGAATTTCTGCAGGCAAGGCGTTTTCCGTTTGTTGCCCACGGCAGGACATCCGACCCGCGTACCTATGCATGGTACGATATCGACAACGAGGATACCTTCGTTTCGGGCGTGAAGCATATCGCCGCCCTCGGTCATCGGCGCATCGGTCTCGTCGGCGGTCCTCGCGACCTGAATTTCGCCTGTCAACGCCGTGCGGGTTATCGGCGTGGACTTGAGCTCTGCGGGCTCGAGGTTGATTCGGCGCTGGAGGTGGAAGAGCCCCTCACTGAAGTGGGCGGAGTTGAGGGCGCAAGGCGCCTTCTTGGTCTGCACCTGCCGCCAACTGCTTTGTTCTGCGTGACCGACGCACTGGCAATTGGTGCCATGCGCCTGTGCCGGGACCTTGGCCTTCGGGTCGGTGAAGATGTGACGATCATTGGCTACGACGGCCTGCCGGTCGGCGCATATGTGGATCCCCCACTGACGACATTTTCCCAGTCGGCTCAATCTGCAGGCGGCCAAATCGCCCGCATGTTGATCGATCTGATCGAGGGAACGGAACCTGCCCAGCGGCAGAAACTGGCTCAGGCAGAATTGATCCGACGGGCGTCGGATGGTCCGCCTGCGAAAACGCCGGAAGAACTTGCCCAAGTTCTCCGGCGCTCTGTGTGA
- a CDS encoding extracellular solute-binding protein, translating into MFGRKFLLATTLAGVFAAGVAAANAEGLRFWTTEEQPERLAKQEEMAAAFKAKTGIEVTVIPVTEKDLGTRATAAFAAGDLPDVIYHPLQYALPWAEAGILDTETATEVVEALDAETFASGALGMASYEDGYASVPVDGWTQMVVYRKDLFEANGLEAPTTYDAILKAVEKLHNPPEMFGFVAATKIDENFMSQVLEHVLLANGVTPVDDNGFKALDEKKTIEALEFYKAIAKASPAGDLYWKQSRELYFAGKAAMIIWSPFILDELAGLRDSAPPTINDDPTSKALASMTGIVTTLSGPSNPDGAAWGDVRYFGITNDADTDAAIEFVKFSMDEGYLSTLSIAPEGKFPIRRGDGENPEKFTAGWAKLPVGVDRKAPLTELYDEATIERIVGGLDTASRWGVTEGQLSLASKIINSQVINRYVREFIDDERDAAETVAKMNAELAKVQ; encoded by the coding sequence ATGTTTGGGAGGAAGTTTCTTTTAGCCACGACTTTGGCTGGCGTTTTCGCCGCCGGTGTGGCAGCCGCCAATGCCGAGGGCCTGCGTTTCTGGACGACAGAAGAGCAGCCTGAGCGCCTGGCGAAACAGGAAGAAATGGCTGCGGCCTTCAAGGCCAAGACCGGGATCGAAGTGACGGTCATTCCAGTAACGGAAAAGGATCTGGGAACCCGTGCGACCGCTGCTTTCGCGGCTGGCGACCTGCCTGACGTGATCTATCATCCGCTGCAGTATGCTCTGCCCTGGGCAGAGGCCGGCATCCTCGATACGGAGACGGCAACTGAAGTTGTCGAGGCTCTAGATGCAGAAACATTCGCATCCGGCGCGCTGGGCATGGCGTCTTATGAAGACGGCTATGCTTCGGTCCCTGTCGATGGTTGGACCCAGATGGTCGTCTACCGCAAGGACCTCTTTGAGGCGAACGGTCTGGAAGCTCCGACCACTTATGATGCGATCCTGAAAGCTGTTGAAAAGCTGCACAATCCGCCTGAAATGTTCGGTTTCGTCGCAGCGACGAAAATCGATGAGAACTTCATGAGCCAGGTGCTGGAGCATGTTCTTCTTGCAAACGGCGTTACCCCTGTCGACGACAATGGATTCAAGGCGCTTGACGAGAAGAAGACGATTGAAGCGCTGGAGTTTTACAAGGCCATCGCAAAGGCATCGCCGGCTGGCGATCTGTACTGGAAGCAGTCCCGCGAACTCTATTTTGCAGGCAAGGCTGCGATGATCATCTGGTCACCGTTCATTCTCGATGAGCTGGCTGGCCTGCGTGACAGTGCTCCGCCGACCATCAACGATGATCCGACTTCAAAGGCGCTTGCGTCGATGACCGGCATCGTGACAACCCTTTCCGGCCCGTCCAATCCGGATGGCGCGGCCTGGGGCGATGTTCGGTATTTTGGCATCACCAACGACGCGGACACGGATGCGGCGATTGAGTTCGTCAAATTCTCCATGGACGAAGGTTACCTGTCGACCCTCTCCATCGCGCCGGAAGGCAAGTTCCCAATCCGTCGTGGCGATGGTGAAAACCCCGAGAAGTTCACCGCGGGCTGGGCGAAACTGCCCGTTGGCGTCGACCGCAAGGCACCGCTGACCGAACTTTACGATGAAGCCACGATTGAACGCATCGTCGGTGGTCTCGACACGGCAAGCCGCTGGGGTGTGACGGAAGGTCAGCTCTCATTGGCATCCAAGATCATCAACAGCCAGGTGATCAACCGTTATGTGCGCGAGTTCATCGACGATGAGCGCGATGCTGCAGAAACGGTGGCCAAGATGAATGCCGAGCTGGCCAAGGTCCAGTAA